A genomic region of Mycobacterium sp. Aquia_213 contains the following coding sequences:
- a CDS encoding Mce protein: MADEPDTPETEKLTEPTAADVEDYDAAAEDDAAEDDAAEVDAAEVDETAVDETAVDEADEADENTSESEGRFARWRQRATRRRLSRTGTALVASAAILALLAGLTGWLGYTAYGKRQAQAQREQFLQVARQGAVNLTTINYTQVDADVQRILDLATGAFRDDFEQRAKPFIEVVKASQSKSEGTVTDAGLESQRGDSAQVLVAVAVKSQTAGGEVAPREWRMRIEVRSIGDDAKVSNVVFVP; this comes from the coding sequence ATGGCCGACGAGCCTGATACCCCAGAGACCGAAAAGCTCACTGAGCCAACGGCCGCCGACGTCGAGGACTACGACGCCGCTGCTGAAGACGACGCCGCTGAAGACGACGCCGCTGAAGTCGACGCCGCTGAAGTCGACGAAACCGCCGTCGACGAAACCGCCGTCGACGAGGCCGACGAGGCCGACGAGAACACAAGCGAATCCGAAGGCCGGTTCGCCCGCTGGCGGCAGCGGGCCACCCGCCGGCGGCTTTCCCGCACCGGAACGGCATTGGTTGCCAGCGCCGCGATCCTGGCGCTGCTGGCCGGATTGACTGGCTGGCTGGGATACACGGCGTACGGAAAGCGCCAAGCCCAAGCCCAGCGTGAGCAATTCCTCCAGGTCGCTCGCCAGGGTGCGGTGAACCTCACCACGATCAACTACACCCAGGTCGATGCGGACGTGCAGCGAATCCTCGACCTGGCCACCGGGGCCTTCCGGGACGATTTTGAGCAGCGGGCCAAGCCGTTCATCGAGGTCGTCAAGGCGTCGCAGTCGAAATCGGAAGGCACGGTGACCGATGCGGGCCTCGAATCCCAGCGGGGCGACTCGGCTCAGGTCCTGGTGGCGGTCGCGGTGAAGTCGCAGACTGCCGGCGGCGAAGTAGCGCCACGGGAATGGCGGATGCGCATTGAGGTCCGCTCGATCGGCGACGATGCCAAAGTGTCGAACGTGGTGTTCGTGCCATGA
- a CDS encoding MCE family protein has protein sequence MLRLNRRTWIQLAILTLVTVVSCGAMAFNFMKLPATLFGIGEYNVTVDLPQSGGLYQTSVVTYRGTDVGQVKSVEVTATGVRAVLAMRSGVKVPANVQASVHSRSAIGEQYIDLTPQQGKENEQSRPLRAGDVIPPGHVDVPVDIGRLLDMTNRALQAIPRDNLRTVIDETNRAVGGLGPELSRIVDGSTALAIAGGQTIDPLAALIDQSPAVLNSQVQTSESIATWASRTSALMAQFKAQDAAVRDLLTQGTSGIEESRALLDRVSPALPVLFANLVSLGDIAVVYRHDIEQLLVLLPQGIAAMAAIVVPSSNTKQEYRGAQLDFNLNINLPPPCTTGYLPPQQRRSPASVDAPDRPAADLFCRVPQDSEFNVRGVRNIPCEAKPWKRAPTIELCESDEEYVPLNEGYNWKGDPNATTSGQGVPMYPPGQDPRLPPPRGTAPSPSPLSVTTYDPATGDYIGPDGKHYTESDLAHPRAKNWQSLLVPPA, from the coding sequence GTGCTCCGCCTCAATCGCAGGACCTGGATCCAGTTGGCCATCTTGACGCTGGTGACCGTAGTTTCCTGTGGCGCAATGGCATTCAACTTCATGAAGCTGCCCGCAACGCTGTTCGGGATCGGGGAGTACAACGTTACTGTCGATCTGCCTCAATCGGGCGGGCTGTACCAGACCTCGGTGGTCACCTACCGCGGCACCGACGTGGGCCAGGTCAAGTCGGTCGAGGTCACCGCTACCGGAGTGCGCGCGGTGCTCGCCATGAGATCCGGGGTCAAGGTGCCTGCCAATGTTCAGGCTTCGGTACACAGTCGCTCGGCGATCGGTGAGCAATATATCGACCTGACCCCACAGCAGGGCAAGGAAAACGAACAATCTCGGCCGCTGCGGGCCGGGGACGTCATTCCCCCGGGCCATGTCGATGTGCCCGTCGATATCGGCCGCCTGCTCGACATGACCAACCGTGCGCTGCAAGCGATTCCGCGAGACAACTTGCGCACGGTGATCGACGAGACCAATCGGGCGGTCGGCGGCCTCGGACCCGAGCTGTCGCGGATCGTCGACGGCTCAACGGCCTTGGCCATCGCTGGAGGCCAGACTATCGACCCGCTGGCCGCGTTGATCGACCAATCGCCTGCGGTGCTGAACTCACAGGTGCAGACGTCGGAGTCGATCGCCACCTGGGCCAGTCGAACGTCGGCACTCATGGCGCAGTTCAAGGCGCAGGATGCGGCGGTGCGAGATCTGCTGACGCAAGGCACTTCCGGCATCGAAGAAAGTCGCGCATTGCTCGACCGGGTGTCGCCGGCCTTGCCGGTGTTGTTCGCCAACCTGGTCAGCCTCGGCGACATCGCCGTCGTCTACCGCCACGACATCGAACAACTGCTGGTGTTGCTCCCGCAGGGCATTGCGGCCATGGCAGCGATCGTCGTGCCGAGCTCGAACACCAAGCAGGAGTATCGCGGCGCGCAGCTGGACTTCAACCTCAACATCAACCTGCCGCCGCCGTGCACGACGGGGTATCTGCCTCCGCAGCAGCGTCGCTCACCGGCCAGCGTGGATGCTCCGGATCGTCCCGCGGCGGATCTGTTCTGCCGGGTGCCGCAGGACTCGGAGTTCAATGTCCGTGGCGTACGCAACATTCCGTGCGAGGCCAAGCCCTGGAAGCGGGCACCCACCATCGAGCTGTGCGAGAGCGACGAGGAGTACGTGCCGCTCAACGAGGGCTACAACTGGAAGGGCGACCCCAACGCCACCACCAGCGGCCAGGGTGTGCCGATGTACCCGCCGGGCCAGGATCCGCGGCTGCCACCCCCGCGGGGCACCGCGCCGTCGCCGTCGCCGCTTTCCGTGACTACCTACGACCCCGCCACCGGTGACTACATCGGTCCGGACGGAAAGCATTACACCGAGTCCGACTTGGCGCATCCGCGTGCCAAAAACTGGCAATCGCTTCTGGTTCCGCCAGCGTAG
- a CDS encoding virulence factor Mce family protein, whose translation MRRLIAAALGLVCVAALSACGWRGLNSFTLPGTSGGGPGAYTIQAQMPDVVTIQQNTRVRVDDVTVGNVTNIELQDWHALVTMRINGDVRLPANSTAKLGQTSLLGSMHIELTPPKDEPPVGQLKNGSVIPLSRASLYPSTEQTLASVSILLNGGGIGQLQEINQAVAKAFAGREDDMRSLLTQLDVFIAKTNDQTDDIIAASENLNALVGQVAGKDAVVDKALTTVPKALAVLAAERTKIADTIDQVGKFSAIAADTIHQSRESLVNNLRNIAPVLRSLADAGPSLTKGLDGLATYPWPASTVRNWFRGDYANLTLVVDLTLSRIDQGIFTGSRWEGNLTQLELLWGRTIGMQPSPVTGGNPLTYPYHFGGY comes from the coding sequence ATGAGACGCCTGATAGCCGCCGCGCTCGGTCTGGTCTGTGTCGCCGCGCTTTCGGCGTGCGGATGGCGCGGCCTGAATTCGTTCACCCTGCCCGGTACCTCCGGTGGCGGGCCGGGCGCCTACACAATTCAGGCACAGATGCCTGACGTCGTGACAATTCAGCAGAACACCCGGGTCCGGGTCGACGACGTCACCGTCGGCAACGTCACCAACATCGAGCTGCAGGATTGGCACGCACTGGTGACTATGCGCATCAACGGCGATGTCCGGTTGCCGGCCAATTCGACCGCCAAGCTGGGCCAGACCAGCCTGCTCGGTTCGATGCACATCGAGCTGACGCCGCCCAAGGATGAGCCGCCGGTGGGCCAACTCAAAAACGGATCGGTCATTCCGTTGAGCCGGGCCAGCTTGTACCCGAGCACCGAACAGACGTTGGCCTCGGTGTCAATCCTGCTCAACGGTGGGGGAATTGGGCAGCTGCAGGAAATCAACCAGGCCGTCGCCAAGGCGTTCGCGGGTCGTGAAGACGACATGCGCAGCCTGCTGACACAGCTGGATGTGTTCATCGCCAAAACCAACGATCAGACCGATGACATCATTGCCGCCTCCGAGAATCTCAACGCGCTGGTCGGGCAGGTTGCCGGCAAAGACGCCGTCGTTGACAAGGCGCTGACGACGGTTCCCAAGGCGTTGGCTGTGTTGGCAGCAGAACGCACCAAGATCGCCGACACGATCGACCAGGTCGGCAAGTTCAGCGCGATCGCTGCTGACACCATTCACCAGAGCAGGGAATCTCTGGTCAATAATCTGCGCAACATCGCACCGGTGCTGCGGTCGCTGGCCGACGCCGGCCCATCGCTTACCAAAGGGCTCGACGGCTTGGCGACCTACCCGTGGCCGGCGTCCACAGTGCGGAACTGGTTCCGCGGCGACTACGCCAACCTGACCCTGGTGGTCGACTTGACCCTGAGCCGCATCGATCAGGGAATCTTCACCGGCTCCCGATGGGAAGGAAACCTGACTCAACTCGAACTGCTGTGGGGGCGGACCATCGGCATGCAACCTAGCCCAGTCACCGGCGGGAACCCGCTGACCTACCCCTATCACTTCGGGGGATACTGA